In Leishmania donovani BPK282A1 complete genome, chromosome 22, one genomic interval encodes:
- a CDS encoding adaptor complex AP-1 medium subunit, putative has product MCDFGFPQFTEEKALREYILQSTFLTRIMGNKTTLAQSELPAAVTGAAGSTPWRLPRNYKYSNNQVFLDVIEQVDMLANQAGETLSSEIVGTVKMQSRLSGMPTCTVGVNDKILFDRTGRSGNTVEMEDITFHQCVKLNQFESERVISFVPPDGEFTLLSYRLNERIQQPVKVSCIFTRHGTTRVKVQCTLQTKYRTNLTANEMEVYIPIPSDADRPQSNSQTGHLQYAPQVNALVWNLGKIAGNRHCSCSAEFHLPSIRSSDMRDLSKMPVKVRFVIPYFAASGFQVRYVKVSEKSNYVATPWVRYVTQSGVYEIRTD; this is encoded by the coding sequence ATGTGCGACTTCGGCTTCCCGCAGTTTACGGAGGAGAAAGCGCTGCGGGAGTACATACTGCAAAGCACTTTTCTCACCAGGATCATGGGCAACAAGACGACGCTCGCGCAGAGCgagctgccggcggccgtgacgGGGGCCGCCGGGTCGACGCCGTGGCGCCTGCCGCGCAACTACAAGTACTCGAACAACCAAGTATTTCTGGACGTGATCGAGCAGGTCGACATGCTCGCGAACCAAGCCGGCGAGACGCTCTCCAGCGAGATTGTTGGCACTGTCAAGATGCAGAGCCGTCTTTCTGGGATGCCCACCTGTACCGTCGGCGTCAACGACAAGATTCTCTTCGACCGAaccggccgcagcggcaacacGGTAGAGATGGAGGACATCACCTTCCACCAGTGCGTGAAGCTGAACCAGTTCGAAAGCGAGCGCGTCATTTCCTTTGTGCCGCCGGACGGCGAGTTCACGCTGCTCTCCTACAGGCTCAATGAGCGCATTCAGCAGCCGGTGAAGGTGAGCTGCATCTTCACGCGCCATGGCACCACACGAGTGAAGGTGCAGTGCACGCTGCAGACCAAGTACCGCACGAACCTCACGGCAAACGAGATGGAGGTGTACATCCCGATTCCGTCCGACGCCGATCGCCCTCAGTCGAACAGTCAGACAGGTCACCTGCAGTACGCGCCGCAGGTGAATGCGCTTGTCTGGAACCTCGGCAAGATTGCCGGCAACCGGCACTGCTCGTGCAGCGCGGAGTTCCACCTGCCCAGCATCCGCAGTAGCGACATGAGAGACCTGTCGAAGATGCCGGTGAAGGTGCGGTTCGTCATCCCCTacttcgccgcctccggctTCCAGGTGCGCTACGTGAAGGTGTCGGAGAAGTCGAACTACGTGGCAACGCCCTGGGTGCGGTACGTCACGCAGAGCGGCGTATACGAGATTCGAACAGACTGA